The following proteins are co-located in the Nomia melanderi isolate GNS246 chromosome 1, iyNomMela1, whole genome shotgun sequence genome:
- the LOC116434605 gene encoding mitogen-activated protein kinase p38a isoform X4, with amino-acid sequence MLKHMNHENVIGLLDVFHPSSTLEDFQQVYLVTHLMGADLNNIVRTQKLSDDHVQFLVYQILRGLKYIHSAGIIHRDLKPSNIAVNEDCELKILDFGLARPTENEMTGYVATRWYRAPEIMLNWMHYNQTVDIWSVGCIMAELLTGRTLFPGTDHIHQLNLIMEILGTPRDEFMQKISSESARNYIQSLPPLKKKNFKEVFRGANPLAIDLLELMLELDAEKRITAEQALAHPYLAQYADPTDEPVSLPYDQSFEDMDLPVEKWKELVYHEVINFVPQQLPTLSSTIEAAS; translated from the exons ATGTTGAAGCACATGAATCATGAAAAT gtgATTGGTCTGTTAGACGTATTTCATCcctcttccactttggaagatTTTCAACAAGT GTATTTAGTCACGCATCTGATGGGTGCAGATCTCAATAATATTGTAAGAACCCAAAAGCTTTCAGATGATCATGTACAATTTCTTGTATATCAAATTCTTCGTGGtcttaaatatattcattctgCAGGGATAATACATAgg GATTTAAAGCCCTCCAACATAGCTGTAAATGAGGATTGCGAGCTAAAAATTTTAGATTTTGGATTAGCCAGACCTACTGAGAATGAAATGACTGGATATGTTGCCACAAGGTGGTACAGAGCTCCAGAAATTATGCTTAATTGGATGCATTACAATCAAACAG ttGATATATGGTCAGTTGGATGTATAATGGCCGAATTATTAACAGGAAGGACTCTATTTCCTGGAACAGATC ATATACATCAACTGAACTTAATAATGGAAATATTGGGTACTCCACGAGACGAGTTcatgcaaaaaatatcatcagAGTCG GCAAGGAATTACATACAAAGTTTACCACCtttaaagaaaaagaacttCAAAGAAGTTTTTCGTGGAGCTAATCCATtag CCATAGATTTACTTGAATTGATGTTGGAGTTAGATGCGGAGAAACGAATTACAGCGGAACAAGCTTTGGCTCACCCATATCTTGCTCAATATGCGGATCCAACAGATGAACCAGTGTCTCTTCCATACGATCAAAGTTTCGAAGACATGGATTTACCAGTTGAAAAGTGGAAAG agcTCGTTTATCATGAAGTTATAAACTTTGTACCACAACAATTACCAACATTATCTTCAACAATTGAAGCTGCTTCATAA
- the LOC116434605 gene encoding mitogen-activated protein kinase p38b isoform X5, whose amino-acid sequence MGADLNNIVRTQKLSDDHVQFLVYQILRGLKYIHSAGIIHRDLKPSNIAVNEDCELKILDFGLARPTENEMTGYVATRWYRAPEIMLNWMHYNQTVDIWSVGCIMAELLTGRTLFPGTDHIHQLNLIMEILGTPRDEFMQKISSESARNYIQSLPPLKKKNFKEVFRGANPLAIDLLELMLELDAEKRITAEQALAHPYLAQYADPTDEPVSLPYDQSFEDMDLPVEKWKELVYHEVINFVPQQLPTLSSTIEAAS is encoded by the exons ATGGGTGCAGATCTCAATAATATTGTAAGAACCCAAAAGCTTTCAGATGATCATGTACAATTTCTTGTATATCAAATTCTTCGTGGtcttaaatatattcattctgCAGGGATAATACATAgg GATTTAAAGCCCTCCAACATAGCTGTAAATGAGGATTGCGAGCTAAAAATTTTAGATTTTGGATTAGCCAGACCTACTGAGAATGAAATGACTGGATATGTTGCCACAAGGTGGTACAGAGCTCCAGAAATTATGCTTAATTGGATGCATTACAATCAAACAG ttGATATATGGTCAGTTGGATGTATAATGGCCGAATTATTAACAGGAAGGACTCTATTTCCTGGAACAGATC ATATACATCAACTGAACTTAATAATGGAAATATTGGGTACTCCACGAGACGAGTTcatgcaaaaaatatcatcagAGTCG GCAAGGAATTACATACAAAGTTTACCACCtttaaagaaaaagaacttCAAAGAAGTTTTTCGTGGAGCTAATCCATtag CCATAGATTTACTTGAATTGATGTTGGAGTTAGATGCGGAGAAACGAATTACAGCGGAACAAGCTTTGGCTCACCCATATCTTGCTCAATATGCGGATCCAACAGATGAACCAGTGTCTCTTCCATACGATCAAAGTTTCGAAGACATGGATTTACCAGTTGAAAAGTGGAAAG agcTCGTTTATCATGAAGTTATAAACTTTGTACCACAACAATTACCAACATTATCTTCAACAATTGAAGCTGCTTCATAA
- the LOC116434605 gene encoding mitogen-activated protein kinase p38a isoform X3 yields MGGSGTVSNAHSSGIRGLRSSVVIGLLDVFHPSSTLEDFQQVYLVTHLMGADLNNIVRTQKLSDDHVQFLVYQILRGLKYIHSAGIIHRDLKPSNIAVNEDCELKILDFGLARPTENEMTGYVATRWYRAPEIMLNWMHYNQTVDIWSVGCIMAELLTGRTLFPGTDHIHQLNLIMEILGTPRDEFMQKISSESARNYIQSLPPLKKKNFKEVFRGANPLAIDLLELMLELDAEKRITAEQALAHPYLAQYADPTDEPVSLPYDQSFEDMDLPVEKWKELVYHEVINFVPQQLPTLSSTIEAAS; encoded by the exons ATGGGAGGTTCCGGAACGGTATCAAATGCTCACTCCAGTGGGATCAGGGGCTTACGGTCAAGTGTG gtgATTGGTCTGTTAGACGTATTTCATCcctcttccactttggaagatTTTCAACAAGT GTATTTAGTCACGCATCTGATGGGTGCAGATCTCAATAATATTGTAAGAACCCAAAAGCTTTCAGATGATCATGTACAATTTCTTGTATATCAAATTCTTCGTGGtcttaaatatattcattctgCAGGGATAATACATAgg GATTTAAAGCCCTCCAACATAGCTGTAAATGAGGATTGCGAGCTAAAAATTTTAGATTTTGGATTAGCCAGACCTACTGAGAATGAAATGACTGGATATGTTGCCACAAGGTGGTACAGAGCTCCAGAAATTATGCTTAATTGGATGCATTACAATCAAACAG ttGATATATGGTCAGTTGGATGTATAATGGCCGAATTATTAACAGGAAGGACTCTATTTCCTGGAACAGATC ATATACATCAACTGAACTTAATAATGGAAATATTGGGTACTCCACGAGACGAGTTcatgcaaaaaatatcatcagAGTCG GCAAGGAATTACATACAAAGTTTACCACCtttaaagaaaaagaacttCAAAGAAGTTTTTCGTGGAGCTAATCCATtag CCATAGATTTACTTGAATTGATGTTGGAGTTAGATGCGGAGAAACGAATTACAGCGGAACAAGCTTTGGCTCACCCATATCTTGCTCAATATGCGGATCCAACAGATGAACCAGTGTCTCTTCCATACGATCAAAGTTTCGAAGACATGGATTTACCAGTTGAAAAGTGGAAAG agcTCGTTTATCATGAAGTTATAAACTTTGTACCACAACAATTACCAACATTATCTTCAACAATTGAAGCTGCTTCATAA
- the LOC116434605 gene encoding mitogen-activated protein kinase p38b isoform X2 → MPQFHKIEINRTEWEVPERYQMLTPVGSGAYGQVCSAVDTTTGHKVAIKKLARPFQSAVHAKRTYRELRMLKHMNHENVIGLLDVFHPSSTLEDFQQVYLVTHLMGADLNNIVRTQKLSDDHVQFLVYQILRGLKYIHSAGIIHRDLKPSNIAVNEDCELKILDFGLARPTENEMTGYVATRWYRAPEIMLNWMHYNQTVDIWSVGCIMAELLTGRTLFPGTDPIDHLTRVLVLCGTPTEETLSKISSQEARNYIQSLPPLKKKNFKEVFRGANPLAIDLLELMLELDAEKRITAEQALAHPYLAQYADPTDEPVSLPYDQSFEDMDLPVEKWKELVYHEVINFVPQQLPTLSSTIEAAS, encoded by the exons ATGCCGCagtttcataaaattgaaataaacaggACCGAATGGGAGGTTCCGGAACGGTATCAAATGCTCACTCCAGTGGGATCAGGGGCTTACGGTCAAGTGTG TTCAGCAGTTGACACAACAACTGGGCATAAAGTAGCAATAAAAAAGTTAGCCAGACCATTCCAGTCAGCTGTACATGCAAAGCGTACATATAGAGAGCTTCGTATGTTGAAGCACATGAATCATGAAAAT gtgATTGGTCTGTTAGACGTATTTCATCcctcttccactttggaagatTTTCAACAAGT GTATTTAGTCACGCATCTGATGGGTGCAGATCTCAATAATATTGTAAGAACCCAAAAGCTTTCAGATGATCATGTACAATTTCTTGTATATCAAATTCTTCGTGGtcttaaatatattcattctgCAGGGATAATACATAgg GATTTAAAGCCCTCCAACATAGCTGTAAATGAGGATTGCGAGCTAAAAATTTTAGATTTTGGATTAGCCAGACCTACTGAGAATGAAATGACTGGATATGTTGCCACAAGGTGGTACAGAGCTCCAGAAATTATGCTTAATTGGATGCATTACAATCAAACAG ttGATATATGGTCAGTTGGATGTATAATGGCCGAATTATTAACAGGAAGGACTCTATTTCCTGGAACAGATC CCATTGATCATCTAACACGAGTCTTAGTACTCTGTGGTACACCCACAGAAGAAACTTTAAGCAAAATTAGCAGCCAAGag GCAAGGAATTACATACAAAGTTTACCACCtttaaagaaaaagaacttCAAAGAAGTTTTTCGTGGAGCTAATCCATtag CCATAGATTTACTTGAATTGATGTTGGAGTTAGATGCGGAGAAACGAATTACAGCGGAACAAGCTTTGGCTCACCCATATCTTGCTCAATATGCGGATCCAACAGATGAACCAGTGTCTCTTCCATACGATCAAAGTTTCGAAGACATGGATTTACCAGTTGAAAAGTGGAAAG agcTCGTTTATCATGAAGTTATAAACTTTGTACCACAACAATTACCAACATTATCTTCAACAATTGAAGCTGCTTCATAA
- the LOC116434605 gene encoding mitogen-activated protein kinase p38b isoform X1 produces MPQFHKIEINRTEWEVPERYQMLTPVGSGAYGQVCSAVDTTTGHKVAIKKLARPFQSAVHAKRTYRELRMLKHMNHENVIGLLDVFHPSSTLEDFQQVYLVTHLMGADLNNIVRTQKLSDDHVQFLVYQILRGLKYIHSAGIIHRDLKPSNIAVNEDCELKILDFGLARPTENEMTGYVATRWYRAPEIMLNWMHYNQTVDIWSVGCIMAELLTGRTLFPGTDHIHQLNLIMEILGTPRDEFMQKISSESARNYIQSLPPLKKKNFKEVFRGANPLAIDLLELMLELDAEKRITAEQALAHPYLAQYADPTDEPVSLPYDQSFEDMDLPVEKWKELVYHEVINFVPQQLPTLSSTIEAAS; encoded by the exons ATGCCGCagtttcataaaattgaaataaacaggACCGAATGGGAGGTTCCGGAACGGTATCAAATGCTCACTCCAGTGGGATCAGGGGCTTACGGTCAAGTGTG TTCAGCAGTTGACACAACAACTGGGCATAAAGTAGCAATAAAAAAGTTAGCCAGACCATTCCAGTCAGCTGTACATGCAAAGCGTACATATAGAGAGCTTCGTATGTTGAAGCACATGAATCATGAAAAT gtgATTGGTCTGTTAGACGTATTTCATCcctcttccactttggaagatTTTCAACAAGT GTATTTAGTCACGCATCTGATGGGTGCAGATCTCAATAATATTGTAAGAACCCAAAAGCTTTCAGATGATCATGTACAATTTCTTGTATATCAAATTCTTCGTGGtcttaaatatattcattctgCAGGGATAATACATAgg GATTTAAAGCCCTCCAACATAGCTGTAAATGAGGATTGCGAGCTAAAAATTTTAGATTTTGGATTAGCCAGACCTACTGAGAATGAAATGACTGGATATGTTGCCACAAGGTGGTACAGAGCTCCAGAAATTATGCTTAATTGGATGCATTACAATCAAACAG ttGATATATGGTCAGTTGGATGTATAATGGCCGAATTATTAACAGGAAGGACTCTATTTCCTGGAACAGATC ATATACATCAACTGAACTTAATAATGGAAATATTGGGTACTCCACGAGACGAGTTcatgcaaaaaatatcatcagAGTCG GCAAGGAATTACATACAAAGTTTACCACCtttaaagaaaaagaacttCAAAGAAGTTTTTCGTGGAGCTAATCCATtag CCATAGATTTACTTGAATTGATGTTGGAGTTAGATGCGGAGAAACGAATTACAGCGGAACAAGCTTTGGCTCACCCATATCTTGCTCAATATGCGGATCCAACAGATGAACCAGTGTCTCTTCCATACGATCAAAGTTTCGAAGACATGGATTTACCAGTTGAAAAGTGGAAAG agcTCGTTTATCATGAAGTTATAAACTTTGTACCACAACAATTACCAACATTATCTTCAACAATTGAAGCTGCTTCATAA